GTAGAGGAAGAATTTTCAGTAAAAAGGAtgcttagttttgtttgtttttgcttttttgagagAAActgtgagcatgagtggggggaggggcagtgggagagaatctcaagcagacccccctctgaatgtggagcccgatgcagggccagtcccatgacccataagatcacaacttgagccgaaaccaaaagttggacatttaaccgactgagcacccaggagcTGCCAAAGTTAGTTCTTAATACtgtacttaaaaatacattttactagCTTTCATGAAATACACAATGGGTTAGCCATTTGTGTTAAAATTATGTATCTGTCCAAGAAAGCAGtttaagatacttaaaaaaaattcccagcaaTACTTCTAAAGCGGTAGACTCCTAATTTCGGACAAGATTTGCTGACGTACACAGTGAGTGGGTTTTAGCCGTTTGATCTATACCTTCTTCCAAAACCTATTTTGCCTAGCATTATACAGAACATCCTAGATGCCATCTAAGAGGCTGTATTAAAAGGATCTTGAAAAGGCTTTATAGTCCCATGATCCAAGAATCTTTGTAATAAGGATCTTACAAACTTGATTGCTTCTACTAGTTCTTTGAAGAGAGACAATTGTGCTTTCAGCCAGGAAATGCTCATACTTGTTAAACCGAATTAGCTGGCTCAAGAGTATGTACTTAACTGTGACAGAAATGAGAAGTAAACTCCCTAATTGGCCAGCTACAAGAATTggagttattttatattttaaaatagctttactTTCTCACATTGGTGAACATTAAAATGCCATCTCATTTGTGTATACCCTCATTATATGAGAAGAAAAGTAATGGggataaaaactttttaaagaattactagCTCTCCATTATTATCCTACATGTCCATTTTCTTAGTGCAATTGCTCAAGGTAATAATATACTTTGTTCCTGGAACGCTAGGCTAAATCAAACCTGATTAAAAGCCTATTTCTTATAGCTTCGGTAGAAGctagttttaatttcttcttccagTTTTCTCAGGGCAATAGTTTGGGGCCATTTGGGCCCCTAGTGCAACTCCCGCCCTCTAGGTAAAATGAAAAACTAGGTTGCACTACCTGGCCCTACACCAAAGATCCAAAAAGGAGAGGTCCTGACCACAATTGCCACTTTTCTACTTTTCAGTCAACTAAATAGTGCTCAGAAACACCTTTTTATAGGAGCAATTAAGCCACATCGATCAAAAGTattaaaataggggcgcctgggtggctgtcattaagtatctgccttcggctcaggtcatgatcccagggtcctgcgatcgagccccgctttgggctccctgctccgcggaaggcttgcctctccctctcccactccccctgcttgtgttccctctctgtgtctctaataaataaaatctttaaaaaaagtattaaaacaataaaaaacacatgGCTTCAATTCAACCAAGAGATCTATGTGCATGGCACATGCAAGGTGCTGATACAGTCGCAATATGCTTTGTGTAATTTTAAAGGATATGCATAAATGGTATTAACATGCATTGAAAATTCTGGGAAGATATATAAACTTAACAGCAGTCAACTTTTTATTGTGGGAGGGGAGTGCTGCTCTTTTCTTATGTAATTTTCTCTCagatatgttgtttttttttttttttcagtatcaaTGGATTACCTGGATGGGAAGACTATGCAtcatttttgcttctttatattGCTCAGAAAACGTAAATGTTACTTAAGAGCACCACGAAGACTGATTTGACTatattaaaactaaatataaaatacattaaagataTAAAACTGATGAAGGATTGACATCTATAATAACTCCTCTAAAAAGTACTCGGAAAAAGAACTAATCCAATAGAAAAAGGAGCAACGGATGTGAATGGATActtcacaaaaaaggaaatacaaatgtaCAATAGTACCTTAGTAACTGAGGGGAATGCCAGCTAAACTAACGAAATATCATTTCACGCCCATCTCACTTGCAAaagttttcaaccattttgaggaACAATCTGGCAATTTCTGAAGTCAAGATGTGCTTATTCTATTGACTCTTGAAAAACGCAAGGGTTAGGGCCACTGACCTTCCACGCATTTGAAAATCCATGTATtacttctgactcccccaaaactttacaAACAGCTTACTTTTCATTGGAAGCCTTAAGagaacagttgattaacacattttttatatatgtattataaacagtattcttacaacaaagtaagctagagagaaaatgttgagaaaatacatttgcaataCCATAATgtaaaaaatccatgtgtaagtggatctgtgcagttcaaacccatgttgttcaagggtcagctatatATCCTAAGTAACACAATGAACAAGATGTACAATGTTTCACCAGTGTTAGCAGTACAGAAACAGCTCTGGAAGCTGCTTTATGCCATCATTTGGACAGCAGATAAGTTATGTTATTTCATATAACTGAATACTGTTGCACAGTATTAAAATTAGTGAATGAGAGCATCACATGGATTCATCACACAATGAGTAAAAAATGAGAGGTGCAGAATGAGACAGTATCAGGTTTTCAATACCAAAGACTAGAGGGTTAAGGGATATGTACGGTAAAAGTGTAACAATATGCATGAGCGTGAAAAACACCAAATTCTGGGTGGTGAGGAAAAGGATGTGGACAGATAGTTCATAAAAAACCTCTGGAGAGGAAAGGCAATGTGTCCAGAAGTGGTAAACGTTAAGATTTGAAAAAGTGCCTGGGAACTTTGAAATtcagtatgtatattttttaaatacttttgtaaGAGTTCATAGAAGCCGCCACCAACCCACATACACCTTCTTATGCCCAGAAGGTAGTTTCGTCAACGAAGTTTAGCGCCCAGGGTGGGCCAGATGCCGCACTGGGAACTGGGAGAGTGAGTCTAAACAAGGCATGATATCTCTTCTAAAGAATGTAATCTCACAGGGGCTGACTTGGGTTCTGAGTAACTTTGCCCCTGATGGTGAGGATTATCTGTTTTTAGTAAATGGGCCAGCGACTCTTAAAAGCTAAGCAAAAATTACTGAGGATGGAAGAAGGCAAGGTCAGATACTCACCACTGCCCTGTTTCCTCTAGCTTTCctgtaaagaatgaaaattatgGGGACAGGAACCATGAGAACGAATTCAGCATAAAACAGAGATGACAACGTCtacacatacacagaaattacttttattatgttaggaTATTCCTTAATGAGTTGGCAATTATACATGTGAAGGAGAGTTCAGAAAACAGATTTAGGACTGTATTAGCCTTGTCCTTGATTAGAGATTTATGAATTATACAAAAAATATTATTGCCTAGAGTAGGTTACTCTAGAAGTAGTAGTAGAGAAGGTCTAGAAGGTCTAGAATGTCTAAGAGGCTGTGAACTTGGAAGATCTCCCGGCTTGTCTGGCTGTTCCAGCTGGACCACAAGACCTCGGAACAAGGATGAACAGGTTTTCTCTGTTGAATTTAAAGCTTTACAACAGTTCGAATGCTGTAAGAGAAGGAAGCAATAAACAGGTTTTAATGGGTATCTTTTAAGACCActaaaactatcttttttttccccttcctacatAAACCCTAAATCATTACTACATTTTATAATATAGAGCCAAAGAGGAAGCTTACCTCTTCCCTGAATGCATCAGTTCAAAGGCTTCGTTAATTTGGTCAAAAGACAGATTATGAGTCACAAATTCATCAACCTTTATCTTTTTGGACATATATTCAGACACCAACTTCGGGACACTTTCCACACTCTTCCATCCTAAAAGAAATCATACATCTATTAATTCTCCCAAAAATCTTTACAGTATGCTTATTACTTAGTGGGTGACAGAcatttaagagaataaattttatcatgaattaaaaaggaatggagaacTCCAAAATcagcagagaggaggaagaatttAATGTATGTCTTTAGTTAAGAAAACAGTAAATGCCTTCtgagtattttcctttttctgtattaAGATTTACTAAAATCTCATTAAGTTTTTAGCAAACTGagacaaaattttaaactatCTAGCACAGAACTCTGGAAGTCTTACACCAAACTTATTTAGGTCCATAACAGAAAGATTTCTGTAATCATGAAATTCAAGGAATAAAACTGATGTGATACATGACTTTATTCCTTTGGTTTTAATGAAATTAGGGATAGCAATGCACCCTAGAAAACtatgaaactgaaaacaacagTGGGAAATTTTTAGctacttaagattttattttattttattttttaaagattttatttatttatttgacagagagagacaccccgagagagggaacacaagcagggggagtgggagagggagaagcaggcttcccgctgagcagggagcccgatgcggggctcaatcccaggaccctgggatcatgacctgagctgaaggcagacgcttaaccactgagccacctaggcgccctagctacttaagattttaaacaaaatcagGTCCTTCAGTCTTTCACTTATATTGAAAGACATAATAAATCGACAAAGAAGCCTTTCCACCTTTTAAACTAGGGATACCTTGTAGCTCATTTCAAACCTCTTTTGAGCCTTTTCCAAACCTCCCTCCTTCTATCTTCTACCAATTATTCTTCCCCTAAAAATTGtggggctttttctttctttctttttttttaaagatttatttgacagagagacacagagagagagtgaacacaagcagggggcagtgtgagagggagaagcaggcttcccgctgagcagggagcccgatgcggggctcaatcccagcaccctgggatcatgacctgagccgaaggcagatgcttaactgactgagccacccaggtgccccttttccttttttttaaaaaaaattatatttatataatattgattgattgtaggctccatgcccaacatggggcttgaacacatgaccccaagatcaagtcacatgctctacccactaagccagccaggcacccctttctccTTTAAATCTCCTGGTAACTGAGACAAGTACAGCCACCACTATTCTCTAGACCAAAACTTCTATTTCCATCTATGGGTCATATTTTAACAACACCCATTGGGCCCTAATGCTCCAGCTTATTTCCCAACCAGCATGAGCTGGGAGGACGAGGCTCCCGTGAGAGGTTAGGATCAAACCCCCTGGCTCAGTCTCCCACGCTCAGAATGCCCTTTCCAATATAGTTAAGGACCTGGGAGGATGTGTGGCCTTAAAAGTCTATTCTAAGATACTCAGGTGAAGCATACATCTAGTTGGAAAGGCAAGTTTGGTCagctttacatttcttttttaatagaaaaaaattttttttttaagattttattatttgagagagagagagagagctcactcACCTGAGTcggcagaggggcagaggtagagagaaagagaatctgcaAGCAGACTGAGctgagcccgatgtagggctttatctcacaaccctgagatcatgacctgacctgacaccaagagtcagacacttaacggactgcaCCATGAAGGCGCCCCTTGACATTTTTTTATGCTGAATTCTATAgtataaagacagaaaactttgGCTAAACCCCTCATACTTTCCTGATCTTTTCCTCTGGCCTTCAAAAAAGTGGACATAATATGAGGATGGGGATCTTAAGAGACTCTTTGttaaatacagattaaaaactCATGCAATGTGATTTTTCCCCCTAAGAGGATGGTgagaatataaatgtatatatatacatataggtgtgtgtatctatagatatatatatttaaaaacctataaaaacgttagatttcattcattcataattGTTGGGATATAAAAGCATGATTTGTGCTTCCTAGCTGAGCAACCACGGAAAAGATGGAAATGATTTTTCAGCAATCCACCAGTAGTTAGGCAACCCCAACCAACCGTGTACTTTTTAGGAtcacaaaagggaaaaatgatcAGTCTGGCAGCTTTTCAATTCTGTTATAAGGTTTGGTCTAATACGGTATTTTCAGTTTAAGACTTTGTATTGGTTACTGCTGAAGTCAGTACTATGTAGACAGAGGTACAATCACATCCAGTGAAAACTACACTTGGGAAAAATGAGGAGAAATGCCAATAACCCATTTAAGTCCACAACATAGCAATGTGGCTGACACTGTTGTTTGTGTACCCTGGAGCCACCTTCTCACTCCTGCCCTACCCCCAACTATTTCCTCATCAACAGgatactgatttttgtgtgtgtaaaaagGGATCTCATGCTTCAGAGGAAGTTGAGCATCAACCTAGCCCCAGAGGTGAATAGTGATTGAATAGAAAACCCTCTTATTAAAATAACTATGCAACAACTTATGATGAGAAGGTAGTCCATGAAAATTCTTGTTAAAACAAATCAGCCTGAGATGAAAATTCTGCCAATGgaaataacaaaagagaaaatgtgctCACGCACTGAATTACCTCCAAAGGCAGTGCCTTTCCACACGCGGCCTGTTACCAGCTGAAATGGGCGAGTGGCGATTTCTTCACCCGAAGCAGCTACCCCGACTATGACGCTGACGCCCCAGCCTTTGTGGCAGGCCTCCAGCGCGGCTCTCTGCAGACAGGGGCAGGATCGAATCACACAGGTCAGTGCATTCTGCTGAGAATATCAGCAAAGTAGCTTTGGGAGGAAAGAGTGgtggcacagagcttctaaaaaaatcacacaaagcGATCACACTGACTATTTGGTAAATGTAATTTCATTCaacggtttttaaaaaaaaattattaacctggctaaatattaacacaaaatgaaagaatttaaggCTTTTATTTGCtgtctagcttttttttttttaaagattttatttatgtatttgacacagagacagagcacaaactgggggcaggggagcggcaggcagagggagaagcaggctccctgctgagcacggagcccgacattggggctcgatcccaggaccctgggatcatgacctgagccggaggcagacgcttaacctactgagccacccaggcgccccttgatgtctagtttttcaaataaattctagTTCAAAATTCTAAAGACTTTAATAAAGGAAGCAGGTGGAGAACAGTAATACTCCTgctgagcatctactctgtgtcAAGGAGGTATCATTACTGTCTGCATTTTacacaagaggaaactgagcttTAGAGAAGTTGTTGCTCGAGGTTAGTAAAGTGGATGTACAGCTAACCCCTGAACAACACACAGGGGTTGGGGCGCCCACCCCCCGTGCGGTCGAAAATTCACATATAACTATTGATTCCCCCAAAATTTAACCAACAGCCTACTATTGACTGGGAGCCTTACCAATACTataaatagtcaattaacacatattttgtgtatgtattacatgctctattcttacaataaagctagaaaaagaaaaaaaaatgaagcaaaaaacaCTTACCATGACTTTCACGTTACCAATACACTCGAAGGAATAGTCCACCCCCCCATCAGTCATTTCAATGAGCACTTCCTGGATGGGTTTATTGAAGTCCTGGGGGTTAATACATTCAGAGGCTCCAAACTTCATGGCCCTTGCAAATGTATCTTTATTGATGTCCACACCAATGATCCGGGATGCACCAGCCACCTTACAGCCCATGACAGCCGCCAGTCCAACTCCTCCTAGGCCAAAGATGGCACAAGTAGAGCCAGGCTCCACCTAACAGGAAAGACAGTCTATTAGGTACTCGTTGCACAAGTGTCAAGGAAATCACTAGGTTTCTTACACACCGGGCCAAGTTCACTATTCTAGCAAAGCTTTGTTGTATCAAATCAGAAGGCAGAAGCTAAAATCCAGGCCAATCTCTTACCTTggcagtgttcacagcagcaccaTAACCAGTTGAAATGCCACAACCCAGAAGGCAGACTTTATCCAAAGGTGCTAAAGGATCAATTTTAGCAACAGAGATATCAGCCACAACTGTATATTCAGAAAATGTGCTGGTTCCCATGTAATGTAAAATTGTCTTTCCTTTGCAAGTAAATCTGCTAGTACCATCTGGCATTAATCCTTTCCCCTGAGTaactctaaagaaaataaaaaaggaaaaaggcagggTAAATCAGGTTTCCCAAAatgcacaggaaaaagaaatcaattttaaatatGACAGATAGACAGAAAAGTGTACTAAGACCCAaagtctaatttcttttttttttttttttttaaagatttattttagggggtgcctgggtggctcaactggttaacgactgccttcggttcaggtcatgatcccgaggtcccaAATcgtgtcccacatcaggctccctgctcagtggggagtctacttctccctctgaccccctcccctctcatgctctctctctcacataaaaaaaaaaaaatttattttagagagatagacagcacgcGCACGCTCCAGAGAGACCATGTGCAcacatgagcgggaggggcagagggagaggaagaactcaagcagactccgtgcttagcatggagcccaatgtggggctcatctcacgaccctgagatcatgacctgagctgaaaacaagagttgggacacttaaccaactgcgtcACCCCAGGCAACCTCcaaagtctaattttttttttttttaaagattttatttatttgagagagaatggagagagggcacatgagaggcgggagggtcagagggagaagcagactccctactgagcagggagcccgatgtgggactcaatcctgggactccaggatcatgacctgagccgaaggcagtcgcccaaccaactgagccacccaggcgccccccaaagtcTAATTTCTAATGTATTAATAATTTAGCATCTTtcaagaaacagtcaacaaaaccaaaagacaaccgacagaatgggagaaaatatttgtaaatgacatatcagataaagggctagtatccaaaatctataaagaacttatcaaactcaacacccaaagaacaaataatccaatcaagaaatgggcagaagacaggaacagacatttttccaaagaagacatccaaatggccaacaggcacatgaaaaagtgctcaacatcgctcggcatcagggaaatccaaatcaaaacctcaatgagataccacccaccagtcagaatggctaaaattaacaagtcaggaaacgacagatgttggcggggatgcggagaaaggggaaccctcctacactgttggtgggaatgcaagctggtgcaaccaccctggaaaatagtatggaggttcctcaaaaagttgaaaatagagctaccctacaatccagcaattgcactactgggtatttaccccaaagatacaaatgtagggatccgaaggggtacgtgcaccccaatgtttatagcagcaatgtccacaatagccaaactgtggaaagagccaagatgtccaccgacagaaaatggataaagaagatgtggtatatatacacaatggaatattatgcagccatcaaaaggaatgagatcttgccatttgcaacaacgtggatggaactggagggtgttatgctgagcgaaataagtcaatcagagaaagacatgtatcatatgacctcactgatatgaggaattcttaatctcaggaaacaaactgaggtttgctggagtggtgggggtgtgggaaggatggggtggctgggtgatagacattggggagggtatgtgctatggtgatcgctgtgaattgtgcaagactgttgaatcacagatctgtacctctgaaacaaataatgcaatatatgttaagaaaaaaaaaagaagatagcaggaggggaagaatgaaggggagtaaatcagagggggagacaaaccaggagagacgatggactctgaaaaacaaactgagggttctagagcggagggggtggggggatgggttagcctggtgataggtattaaagagggcacgttctgcgtggagcactgggtgttatgcacaaacaatgaatcatggaacactacatcaaaaactaatgatgtaatgtatgctgattaacataacaataaaaaataaaaaaaaataatataacatctTTCGGCAATGCCTTATTAGGGAAACTTAAGAAAGACTTCTACCCTTACGTATCTTTTCCAACATTCAATATCTTTCTTGATCTTACTGTTGggtattgaaataaattttacagaTACAACTTATGGAtcagatgaaaataattttaaaattccgtCATAAAACTGTGAGCAAATATAACTTCTGAAAGCACAGAGCCAAAACCAGAATCTTCCCAAGCAGAGATTATGAACAATTATGCAGATCCGGTGATGAAAATAGGTAGCCACACTGGCTAATTTAGATCTTTcaggaggctttttttttcaaaacagtcCTCAAGGATTCaagttatcttttctttctctttgttttttgcctGTGTAGTTGGTAACACTAATgaaggatgaagaaaaaaaacctcacaaaggCAACCAGTATGATAAATggtattgaaaattatttttgacattCTAAATAGATAGGTAACGTAATGTCCTGCTTAGGAGTACAGGCCCTAAAGTCAAACATagttgggttcaaatcccatgtGATCTTGGGCCAGTTAACTAacctctgtgccttagtttccttactAGAAAATGGAGAGACACAATAATATCTTCCTTATAGATTGCTATAAAAACCAAATGTTATATAAGGCATTAAcattgtgcctggcacagggtgctttatatgttatttttagtaaaaacaaCACACTATAATTTGATGTACATTCTTACGCTAATCTTTTGGAATACACAGAATAGACAAATacacagatgaaaagaaaatggattgcCTTTAGACTCAAGAGTAAATACATTTCCTTTCAGAGAAAAACATGACCAGAAACAAAAAACTATGTGACAAAGCTCTACCACAAATAACTTAAACCTTCAAGAGAGCAACTTAAGTTTGTTTAGCCTTCCTTAATGTAAGAAATCACTTCTGTCCCAGAGGACTTTCTTGAACAAAAGGTGACATGGGACACATTTTATGCTTTGAAAGAACTTGTCCCTCGAAAATGCTACAGCCAGCCACAAAAAGCCCATTACCATTATTATACTTGATAGGTCCCAAGCTTTTAAACAGTGTTTGAAATTacctttcaaaacaaaatttattttggttCTAGCTTTGCCAAAACTAACTGGACTTAATGTTATAAAGTAAATGGAATCTTGTTTCccaaaaatataaactaattttgTCAATGGCACTAGAAAACAAATGTAAGAACACGTGGATTTTCCGTATGTGACTCAATCTTCTAGGTCATGGAtccaattccaatgtgtgtgtggggg
The sequence above is a segment of the Zalophus californianus isolate mZalCal1 chromosome 2, mZalCal1.pri.v2, whole genome shotgun sequence genome. Coding sequences within it:
- the ADH5 gene encoding alcohol dehydrogenase class-3 → MPSTVGPTPDVRHSLTESEAMAVQVIKCKAAVAWEAGKPLCIEEVEVAPPKAHEVRIKIIATAVCHTDAYTLSGADPEGSFPVILGHEGAGIVESVGEGVTKLKAGDTVIPLYIPQCGECKFCLNPKTNLCQKIRVTQGKGLMPDGTSRFTCKGKTILHYMGTSTFSEYTVVADISVAKIDPLAPLDKVCLLGCGISTGYGAAVNTAKVEPGSTCAIFGLGGVGLAAVMGCKVAGASRIIGVDINKDTFARAMKFGASECINPQDFNKPIQEVLIEMTDGGVDYSFECIGNVKVMRAALEACHKGWGVSVIVGVAASGEEIATRPFQLVTGRVWKGTAFGGWKSVESVPKLVSEYMSKKIKVDEFVTHNLSFDQINEAFELMHSGKSIRTVVKL